The following proteins are encoded in a genomic region of Phycisphaerae bacterium:
- a CDS encoding DUF1156 domain-containing protein — protein MAKTPRDVPNQALLIDVEPDNLLNMNERAANATGESATNGKRKSKKNGADGFEPPNLAKAIRLPVPDFSDPNRRKTCLEVDFPIAPINALAKVEVSSGPARKRVYCMSKWWARRASSVFKSMLIGASAEAPDNPEEAAKLIWDHYYCNHQKAGSFKKLRVLDPFMGGGTTLVEGSRLGFKVTGVDLNPVAWFIVKNELACSDPAQVKAFFDEIEAEVKPQIQPFYTTTCPRGHKGRWIDVRTDQPAPAEIDPINLAPEGRKHYRWEGPEVIYTFWAKHGPCAGSQGQPCGHRTPIFRSPVIAEKKLTAYYLPIDCPACGYQFHAELGETRMAPGAERVIVEDETPFTEVTQSFAQELKDYSKGAAMEKRQRVERLLAAIEAEPGFRCPHCQAFAGEETKRVLARHAKTSTRVGDIKKKDFGIESKHVFMYLLIDPKWFDGAPEKDDEGREYGGWAGAEPEATARWWRKRMEGLKLIEVRGRVKLADDATANEESDDETDSDVSEVGSGDDGEIETDRKQFGPPARITLRDGRVIETRSGTVPGKSAFRCGVDGIGQDILTSVGKTRHTAPVAPYALQCLCPACNADGYTYSGRFFKDVTSEDVRQLILAEEEWQSRRSTDLSGYWPTSQCWDAYMMRANGGVNRGWGYTHWWKMFNSRQLLVHSQLMRAICAHEPDRWPIDVREQALGAWQEFSRHQSMFCFWDIQQDCLAPMLANANYHPKNLVVENNQWLSVGRANLASCVDGALTGLQWCNDPTELVLNPDEHGPRTLKIATEDPVPPESSRLLCASSTELGEMESQAFDMVITDPPFGNNLFYGDLADFFYVWMRLPLLRWYEGMPERAYFEPERTPRAIEAVQNSVEHPDDREQWEQEPIIEERWLSTIREHTHDETLLPGEGNPLYRREPASQFYCDTLTACWTESARVLKPGGIMAFTFHHSADAPWVDVLEALFNAGFILEATYPIRSDETKGETAAFGSKKIEYDIIHVCRKRLEMPEPVAWAKMRRWVKDEAARYKTLLEHVHGRALNAADVRVILIGKSLEFYSQHYGQVFTGEGQVLQVREALLGINQLLDDLLASEPGARQRPPECEPASRLYLSLFHDRDEMSRDELSKTLRGTGVEPNDLQARGWARIVGTKVHALPLDERMTYFTQRGRTRKAALKTDLDQAHFLIGAARDSSGLSIDRELDNWAGSLKRSTDAILKWYAETARESHAKEAAIRAIRLVEAWRSKPRRVEAEQMTLFSMLEQQAEGGAA, from the coding sequence ATGGCGAAGACACCACGAGACGTTCCCAATCAAGCGCTGCTAATCGACGTTGAGCCGGACAATCTGCTCAACATGAACGAGCGCGCGGCGAATGCCACGGGCGAGTCCGCGACCAACGGGAAGCGCAAGTCCAAGAAGAACGGCGCCGACGGCTTCGAGCCGCCCAATCTCGCCAAGGCGATCCGCCTTCCGGTTCCCGATTTCTCCGATCCGAATCGCCGCAAGACGTGTCTTGAGGTCGATTTCCCCATCGCGCCAATCAATGCGCTCGCGAAAGTGGAGGTCTCCTCTGGTCCGGCACGGAAGCGCGTGTACTGCATGAGTAAATGGTGGGCTCGACGTGCATCGAGCGTATTTAAAAGCATGCTAATCGGTGCGTCAGCAGAGGCTCCCGACAATCCCGAGGAGGCCGCAAAGCTGATCTGGGACCACTATTACTGCAACCATCAGAAGGCAGGTAGTTTCAAAAAGCTCCGCGTGCTCGACCCGTTCATGGGCGGCGGCACGACGCTGGTCGAAGGCAGCCGGCTCGGGTTCAAGGTCACCGGCGTTGATCTGAATCCTGTCGCGTGGTTCATCGTCAAGAACGAGTTGGCGTGCAGCGACCCGGCCCAGGTCAAGGCGTTCTTCGACGAGATCGAAGCCGAGGTCAAGCCGCAGATTCAGCCCTTCTACACAACGACCTGCCCGCGCGGGCACAAAGGTCGTTGGATCGACGTGCGAACCGACCAACCGGCACCGGCGGAAATCGATCCGATCAATCTTGCGCCGGAGGGCCGCAAGCACTATCGTTGGGAAGGCCCGGAAGTCATTTACACGTTCTGGGCGAAGCATGGCCCTTGTGCCGGCAGCCAGGGCCAGCCCTGCGGCCACCGCACGCCGATCTTCCGCTCGCCGGTCATCGCCGAGAAGAAACTCACCGCCTATTACCTGCCCATCGACTGTCCCGCGTGCGGCTATCAGTTTCACGCCGAACTCGGTGAGACACGCATGGCGCCCGGCGCCGAGCGCGTCATCGTCGAAGACGAGACGCCGTTCACGGAAGTGACCCAATCATTCGCCCAGGAGTTGAAGGACTACTCCAAGGGCGCCGCGATGGAGAAGCGCCAGCGAGTCGAGCGATTGCTCGCGGCCATCGAAGCGGAGCCGGGCTTCAGGTGCCCACATTGTCAGGCGTTCGCGGGCGAGGAGACCAAGCGCGTGCTCGCGCGACATGCGAAGACCAGTACGCGCGTCGGCGACATCAAGAAGAAGGATTTCGGGATCGAGTCGAAGCACGTCTTCATGTACCTGCTGATCGATCCGAAGTGGTTCGACGGTGCACCCGAGAAGGACGACGAAGGAAGAGAATACGGCGGCTGGGCCGGCGCGGAGCCGGAAGCGACGGCCCGATGGTGGCGCAAGCGGATGGAGGGGCTGAAACTGATTGAGGTACGCGGCCGCGTGAAGCTCGCTGACGACGCCACAGCGAACGAAGAGTCGGATGACGAAACTGATAGCGATGTATCCGAAGTAGGGTCAGGCGATGACGGCGAAATCGAGACCGACCGCAAACAGTTTGGGCCCCCGGCGCGCATCACGCTTCGCGATGGGCGAGTAATCGAAACGAGAAGCGGCACGGTTCCCGGCAAATCGGCGTTTCGTTGTGGCGTGGACGGAATCGGGCAGGACATTCTCACGTCTGTCGGCAAGACGAGGCATACAGCACCTGTTGCCCCATACGCCCTTCAATGCTTGTGCCCAGCGTGCAACGCGGATGGCTATACCTACAGCGGTCGCTTCTTCAAGGACGTGACAAGCGAGGATGTCCGGCAGTTGATCCTTGCGGAGGAGGAGTGGCAATCCCGACGGAGCACTGATCTCTCCGGATACTGGCCCACCAGTCAATGTTGGGATGCGTACATGATGCGCGCAAACGGCGGTGTAAACCGAGGCTGGGGATACACACATTGGTGGAAGATGTTCAATTCCCGCCAACTCTTGGTCCATAGCCAGCTGATGCGAGCAATCTGTGCGCATGAACCGGACCGATGGCCTATTGATGTTCGCGAGCAAGCGCTCGGAGCGTGGCAAGAATTCAGTCGTCATCAGTCAATGTTCTGTTTTTGGGATATCCAGCAGGATTGTCTCGCTCCGATGTTGGCGAATGCCAATTACCACCCGAAGAATCTGGTGGTTGAGAACAACCAGTGGCTTTCCGTTGGTCGTGCAAATCTCGCCAGTTGCGTCGATGGTGCGCTAACCGGCCTTCAGTGGTGCAACGACCCTACTGAACTCGTTCTCAACCCAGATGAACATGGTCCACGCACGCTGAAAATCGCGACTGAAGACCCTGTCCCGCCTGAGTCAAGCCGACTGCTTTGCGCATCGTCAACGGAATTGGGCGAAATGGAGAGCCAAGCGTTTGACATGGTGATCACCGATCCACCTTTTGGGAATAATTTGTTCTACGGTGATCTGGCAGACTTCTTTTACGTATGGATGCGACTACCGTTGCTTAGGTGGTACGAAGGTATGCCGGAGCGAGCATACTTTGAGCCGGAGCGGACACCACGGGCGATTGAAGCAGTGCAAAACTCCGTTGAGCATCCAGACGATCGCGAACAATGGGAGCAGGAGCCGATTATTGAAGAGCGGTGGCTCAGCACGATTCGTGAGCACACGCATGACGAGACCTTACTGCCTGGCGAAGGTAACCCCTTATATCGGCGCGAGCCGGCTTCTCAATTCTACTGCGACACTCTAACGGCATGCTGGACCGAATCGGCGCGCGTTCTCAAGCCCGGTGGCATCATGGCGTTCACATTCCACCACAGCGCCGACGCACCGTGGGTGGACGTGCTGGAAGCCCTCTTCAATGCCGGGTTCATCCTTGAGGCGACGTATCCCATCCGCAGCGACGAGACGAAGGGAGAGACCGCTGCATTCGGCTCCAAGAAGATCGAATACGACATCATTCACGTCTGCCGCAAGCGGCTGGAGATGCCCGAGCCGGTAGCGTGGGCCAAGATGCGCCGCTGGGTGAAGGATGAGGCTGCCCGCTACAAGACGCTGCTGGAGCACGTTCACGGCCGGGCACTCAATGCCGCCGACGTGCGCGTCATCCTGATCGGCAAGTCGCTGGAGTTCTACAGCCAGCACTACGGCCAGGTGTTCACCGGCGAAGGCCAGGTGCTCCAGGTGCGCGAAGCCCTGCTGGGCATCAACCAGTTGCTCGACGACCTGCTCGCCTCAGAGCCGGGCGCCCGGCAGCGCCCGCCCGAGTGTGAGCCGGCTTCGCGTCTGTATCTGAGCCTGTTCCATGACCGGGACGAAATGAGCCGCGACGAGTTGAGCAAGACGCTCCGAGGTACGGGCGTGGAACCGAACGACCTGCAAGCCCGCGGCTGGGCGCGCATCGTCGGCACGAAAGTGCATGCCCTGCCGCTCGACGAGCGAATGACGTATTTCACGCAGCGCGGCCGGACACGCAAGGCGGCATTGAAGACCGACCTCGACCAGGCCCACTTCCTGATCGGCGCCGCCCGCGACAGCAGCGGGCTGAGTATCGACCGCGAGTTGGATAACTGGGCCGGCAGCCTGAAGCGCTCCACCGATGCGATTCTGAAGTGGTACGCAGAAACGGCACGCGAATCGCACGCGAAGGAGGCGGCCATTCGCGCGATCAGATTGGTTGAGGCATGGCGAAGCAAGCCGCGGCGCGTGGAGGCTGAGCAAATGACGCTGTTCTCGATGCTGGAGCAGCAGGCGGAAGGCGGAGCCGCGTAG
- a CDS encoding DEAD/DEAH box helicase family protein, protein MPRAPEHPNIEVGKPVSHGELGEGVVLGIEPTGFIRVYFRTHGERQVPADALAGAMTWEQRVLSSLRPGTPEAIERLALAIEAEELPLMESAAVLTSAKVDLLPHQVVLVHRMANARPRRFLVADEVGLGKTIETALILRELASRGELQRALMIVPAGLVENWRRELNDVFNLDFEVFGSEGDVSDRKSNAFAKHNRMIASIDTLKRPQRLRRIKEAPVWDLVVFDEAHHLSVYKSGRKSTKTQNYKLAEAMREHSRDLLLLSATPHQGDHYRFWMLVRLLDPSLFEDESDMVDNRHRLNAVVIRRTKADACDARGGPLFARRQVHTEAFSLSDTEKVFYSALSDYLNEGYALAEQLGGKSRALGFVMTIFQKIAASSFSAVRATLRKRLLMLTLQEAIERDEALDVDGRNRALDEARDQIRDLHGLPADAIGRAQVDQILADLKVQLLRKRDESFEFVKAPESMDDSEAAAAMTDETAASMVLVALPEERRRIRELLDRFPPQTETKTTVLLGALEQLWKLNPQEKVVIFTTYLGSIDSLRTAIEWKFPGKRVEVLKGGDHGAKTAAQKRFKRPDGPCVLLTTAAGREGINLQFARVLFNHDLPWNPMDLEQRIGRIHRYGQEHTAQVYNLVAADTIEGQIFLLLEDKLREIATALGKVDDQGQIAEDLRSQILGQLGSRLSYDKLYQDALRDPSLQRTKEELEVAMSNASLARHVVFELFQDLEKFNLGEYQKFDDKGEGMRRLVAFVQRASALFGGQFVSKDDTRYVLIDPDKAETPFTTDRDEALREENVELLGLEHPAVSRLIESCRQLEAERRFVSARTESDLPGPGLSTVWRVIVQADGGKVDNRVVRLGFDESGDRSLAIERVVRSFGGLKSSDARPDTRDAGVLVARFRDALHREMSHAGLLSERGSYSTNLLGAVAIEAGIG, encoded by the coding sequence ATGCCCCGCGCTCCTGAGCACCCAAATATCGAGGTCGGGAAGCCCGTTTCGCACGGCGAGTTGGGCGAAGGCGTCGTGCTCGGCATCGAGCCGACGGGTTTCATCCGCGTCTATTTCCGCACGCACGGCGAGCGACAGGTGCCGGCCGATGCGCTTGCGGGAGCGATGACGTGGGAACAGCGGGTGCTTTCATCACTTCGGCCCGGCACGCCGGAAGCGATTGAACGGCTGGCGCTGGCGATTGAGGCCGAAGAGCTGCCGTTGATGGAGAGCGCGGCCGTTCTCACGTCGGCGAAGGTGGACCTGTTGCCGCACCAGGTCGTGCTTGTTCATCGAATGGCGAATGCGCGGCCACGGCGTTTTCTGGTCGCCGACGAAGTCGGGCTGGGAAAGACCATCGAAACTGCGCTCATACTCCGCGAGCTGGCGTCACGCGGAGAGTTGCAGCGGGCGCTCATGATCGTGCCGGCCGGCTTGGTCGAGAACTGGCGGCGCGAGTTGAACGACGTGTTCAATCTCGACTTCGAGGTGTTCGGCTCCGAAGGCGACGTGTCCGACCGCAAATCGAACGCATTTGCGAAGCACAATCGGATGATCGCTTCGATTGACACGCTGAAACGCCCACAACGGCTTCGCCGAATCAAGGAGGCGCCGGTTTGGGATCTCGTCGTGTTCGATGAGGCTCACCACTTGAGCGTCTACAAGAGTGGGCGCAAATCGACCAAGACTCAGAATTACAAGCTCGCCGAGGCGATGCGCGAGCATTCTCGCGACCTGTTACTCCTGTCGGCCACGCCACATCAGGGCGACCACTATCGGTTCTGGATGCTGGTGCGCTTGCTCGACCCCTCGCTTTTCGAGGACGAGTCGGACATGGTGGACAACCGGCATCGGCTCAACGCCGTCGTCATCCGCCGTACGAAGGCAGATGCGTGCGACGCGCGCGGCGGACCGCTGTTTGCCCGACGGCAGGTGCATACCGAGGCTTTTTCGCTGAGCGACACAGAGAAGGTGTTCTACTCGGCGTTGTCCGACTATTTGAACGAGGGCTACGCCCTCGCTGAGCAGCTTGGCGGCAAGAGCCGGGCGCTCGGCTTCGTCATGACGATCTTTCAGAAGATTGCCGCCAGCAGTTTTTCGGCTGTGCGTGCCACGCTTCGCAAGCGGCTGCTTATGTTGACGCTGCAAGAGGCCATCGAACGCGACGAGGCGCTTGACGTGGACGGGCGAAATCGAGCTCTCGACGAAGCCCGCGATCAGATTCGCGATCTCCACGGCCTTCCGGCAGACGCAATCGGTCGGGCGCAAGTAGACCAGATTCTCGCCGACTTGAAGGTGCAGTTGCTCCGTAAACGCGATGAGAGCTTCGAGTTCGTGAAAGCACCGGAGTCGATGGACGATTCAGAAGCCGCCGCCGCAATGACAGACGAGACCGCGGCAAGCATGGTGCTCGTGGCTCTGCCGGAAGAGCGCCGCCGAATCCGCGAGTTGCTCGACCGCTTTCCGCCCCAAACCGAGACGAAGACGACCGTATTGCTCGGCGCGCTGGAGCAGCTTTGGAAGTTAAATCCGCAGGAGAAGGTCGTGATCTTTACGACCTATCTCGGGAGCATCGACAGCCTACGTACCGCGATTGAGTGGAAATTCCCTGGCAAGCGCGTCGAGGTGCTCAAAGGTGGCGACCACGGCGCCAAGACGGCCGCTCAGAAGCGTTTCAAGCGGCCGGACGGTCCGTGCGTGCTGCTGACGACCGCCGCCGGGCGCGAGGGCATCAACCTTCAGTTCGCCCGCGTCTTGTTCAACCACGACCTGCCGTGGAACCCGATGGACCTAGAGCAGCGTATCGGCCGCATCCACCGCTACGGGCAAGAACACACGGCCCAGGTGTACAACCTTGTCGCCGCCGACACGATTGAGGGGCAGATTTTCCTCTTGCTGGAGGACAAGCTGCGCGAGATCGCCACGGCACTCGGCAAGGTGGATGACCAAGGTCAGATTGCCGAGGACCTGCGCTCGCAGATTCTCGGCCAACTCGGCAGCCGATTGAGCTACGACAAGCTCTATCAGGACGCCCTGCGCGATCCGTCACTTCAGCGCACCAAAGAAGAACTCGAAGTCGCGATGTCGAACGCCAGCCTTGCACGGCACGTGGTCTTCGAGCTCTTCCAAGACTTGGAAAAGTTCAATCTTGGCGAGTATCAGAAGTTTGATGACAAAGGCGAGGGCATGCGGCGACTGGTCGCGTTTGTGCAGCGAGCTTCTGCACTATTTGGCGGTCAGTTCGTGTCGAAGGATGACACGCGATACGTTCTGATCGATCCTGACAAAGCAGAGACGCCCTTTACGACCGACCGAGACGAAGCTCTCCGCGAAGAAAACGTCGAGTTGCTTGGCCTGGAGCATCCTGCGGTTTCTCGGCTAATCGAAAGCTGTCGGCAACTTGAGGCAGAGCGGCGTTTTGTATCAGCACGAACGGAGTCCGACCTCCCGGGGCCAGGATTGAGTACCGTCTGGAGAGTCATTGTTCAGGCGGACGGCGGGAAGGTCGACAACCGAGTTGTACGACTCGGCTTCGATGAATCCGGCGACCGCTCTCTCGCCATTGAACGTGTGGTCCGTTCGTTTGGCGGTTTGAAATCCAGTGATGCCCGACCCGATACGCGCGATGCAGGAGTCCTTGTCGCTCGGTTCCGGGATGCGCTTCATCGAGAGATGAGTCATGCAGGATTGCTGTCAGAACGTGGCAGCTATTCGACGAACCTGCTGGGCGCGGTTGCGATTGAAGCGGGAATCGGCTGA
- a CDS encoding ATP-dependent helicase: MIILDEFQDTNADEWRLIQSLGQHSRLIALADPEQRIYEFRGADPARIGDFINAYAPAQFDFSGENHRSNGTDIVNFGNDLLTGANKSSRYSDVTVVSYGFYRDRSQHFAVKAALIHAMRRCIASKPGDWSIAVLVPSKRFMLTVSDYLSAEADGFPALSHDVALDTEGPAIAAELIAGLLDSGVDIAYTAATLIRELCAHIRGRRGTTPPTKNDLKLTDALSTYLETGAARGSTRLALIADCQRIAVARKGMTLTGDPEADWLAVRQLLADSEVAHIQQVAEDAKYLRLLHKGALLRARLGDLWRGNRGYPGAAEAVHDALLQEHFSASTRVWKGVNVMTIHKSKGKEFDEVIVYEGAYQGRIVRAEASAREIAQARLSLRVAVTRAMTRTTLLTPQSNPCPFL; the protein is encoded by the coding sequence ATGATCATTCTCGATGAGTTCCAAGATACGAACGCCGACGAGTGGCGTCTGATTCAATCACTCGGGCAGCATAGCCGTTTGATCGCCCTCGCCGATCCCGAGCAGCGCATCTACGAGTTTCGTGGAGCCGACCCCGCACGCATAGGCGACTTCATCAATGCATACGCTCCTGCACAGTTTGACTTCAGCGGTGAGAACCACCGGAGCAATGGAACTGACATCGTCAACTTCGGGAATGACCTGCTCACCGGGGCAAACAAGTCCAGTCGCTATTCGGATGTGACAGTTGTTTCTTATGGATTCTATCGCGACCGCAGCCAGCACTTTGCGGTGAAGGCAGCGCTAATTCACGCTATGAGACGATGCATCGCTAGTAAGCCGGGCGACTGGTCGATTGCAGTGCTCGTTCCAAGCAAACGGTTCATGCTCACCGTCTCAGACTACCTATCCGCTGAAGCTGACGGGTTCCCAGCCCTCAGCCATGACGTGGCCCTGGACACAGAAGGGCCGGCCATCGCAGCTGAGCTCATTGCAGGACTGCTTGATTCAGGTGTGGATATCGCTTACACGGCCGCCACACTCATTCGTGAACTCTGTGCCCACATTCGGGGGCGTCGTGGTACGACACCACCAACGAAGAACGACCTAAAGCTGACCGACGCTCTTTCGACGTATCTGGAGACCGGTGCTGCGAGGGGCAGCACTCGGCTCGCTCTGATCGCAGATTGCCAACGTATCGCCGTCGCCCGCAAAGGGATGACGTTAACAGGTGACCCCGAAGCTGATTGGCTCGCGGTTCGTCAGCTTCTTGCCGACTCGGAAGTCGCGCACATCCAACAGGTCGCGGAGGATGCTAAGTACCTCAGATTGCTTCACAAGGGGGCGCTATTGCGCGCACGGTTGGGCGACCTGTGGCGCGGCAATCGCGGTTATCCTGGGGCCGCTGAAGCCGTGCATGATGCCCTGTTACAGGAGCATTTCTCCGCATCGACCCGCGTGTGGAAGGGCGTAAACGTAATGACGATTCATAAGTCGAAAGGTAAGGAATTCGACGAAGTGATCGTCTACGAGGGCGCATATCAGGGGCGCATCGTGCGAGCTGAGGCATCGGCGCGAGAGATTGCGCAGGCCCGCCTGTCACTGAGGGTGGCGGTGACCCGCGCAATGACGCGGACTACGCTCCTCACTCCCCAGAGCAAC
- a CDS encoding AAA family ATPase, whose translation MKIARIRIQNFRGVASGELHFNGHTALVGDNNSGKSTVLEAIDLVLGPERLSRRPVVDEHDFYASRYLNKDGPAIEIQVEVIIIDLSDEQKLHFRDHLEWWDTVAIQLLEGPPPERTDDPTVLPALQVKFVGQYDEEEDDFSGATYFMSPTLEDGSRTPFRTSDKRLCGFLLLRTHRTGSRALSLERGSLLDIILRLQEKRLQMWEDVLEQLRHLPVADKPELGISDTLSTVQTAVRAFVPSEWAENPHMRVSDLTRENLRRTLTVFMSSGAKQEDGSDHAAPFQHQGTGTINTLVLALLSQIAELKQNVIFAMEEPEIALPPHAQKCIIDNVRSKSAQAIFTSHSPYVLEEFPPEQVLVIRRESGKLTGIPATYPPAVKPKTYRTEFRVRFCEALLARRVLITEGRTEYDAFPAAARRLNELHPDQFTTLEAMGIAVVNAQTDSQITQLGNHFRRLGKAVFAAFDRQGAANKAAIEAAVDHAFEAPEAGFEDVLLNGVAETALRRFASGLVAEGAWPAHLADRTPSDAMPLADLRSSLREYLIWSKGDSGAADLLAVCVLDEMPPFIVDTLRSIRAIVAPPAPVDVNEQNAPPVAEGPEQ comes from the coding sequence ATGAAAATCGCGCGCATTCGCATTCAGAACTTTCGGGGTGTTGCGTCAGGAGAGCTTCACTTCAATGGACATACCGCGCTGGTCGGCGATAACAACAGCGGAAAGTCAACCGTCCTCGAAGCGATAGATCTTGTCCTAGGCCCGGAGCGACTGTCCCGGCGCCCAGTAGTCGACGAGCACGATTTCTATGCTAGCCGCTATCTCAACAAGGATGGCCCGGCGATCGAGATTCAAGTTGAGGTCATTATCATCGACCTCTCGGACGAGCAGAAGCTTCACTTTCGTGACCACCTGGAGTGGTGGGACACTGTCGCGATCCAGTTATTGGAAGGTCCTCCACCCGAAAGAACGGATGATCCCACGGTCCTTCCCGCGCTTCAGGTCAAATTCGTCGGGCAATATGACGAGGAGGAGGACGACTTTTCCGGGGCCACGTATTTCATGTCCCCCACGCTCGAAGATGGGAGCCGCACGCCGTTCCGAACTTCGGACAAACGCTTGTGCGGTTTTTTGCTTCTGCGGACGCATCGTACTGGATCGCGAGCGCTCAGCCTTGAGCGCGGGTCGCTGCTCGACATTATTCTCCGACTTCAGGAGAAGCGTCTGCAGATGTGGGAGGATGTCCTAGAACAGCTTCGCCACCTTCCCGTCGCCGACAAGCCCGAACTCGGCATCAGCGACACGCTATCAACGGTTCAAACGGCCGTTCGCGCGTTTGTCCCATCCGAATGGGCCGAAAATCCGCACATGCGCGTTTCCGACCTTACGCGGGAGAATTTGCGACGCACGCTCACGGTATTCATGAGCAGCGGAGCGAAGCAAGAGGATGGTTCAGACCATGCGGCGCCGTTTCAGCATCAGGGGACCGGAACGATCAATACGCTTGTCCTTGCACTACTATCCCAAATCGCGGAACTCAAGCAAAACGTCATCTTCGCGATGGAGGAACCGGAAATCGCGCTGCCACCGCACGCACAAAAGTGCATCATCGACAACGTCAGGAGCAAGTCGGCTCAGGCGATATTCACGTCACATTCGCCGTACGTGTTGGAGGAATTCCCACCTGAACAGGTACTCGTCATCCGGCGCGAGTCGGGCAAACTGACGGGCATTCCTGCGACCTATCCACCAGCTGTTAAGCCGAAGACCTATCGTACTGAGTTTCGTGTTCGTTTCTGCGAAGCGCTGTTGGCCAGGCGAGTCCTGATCACGGAAGGGCGTACCGAATACGACGCATTCCCTGCCGCAGCTCGTCGGCTGAATGAACTGCATCCGGACCAATTCACAACTTTGGAAGCGATGGGCATCGCAGTCGTGAACGCTCAGACGGATTCCCAAATCACGCAGCTCGGCAACCACTTCAGAAGACTCGGAAAAGCCGTATTCGCCGCATTCGACCGACAGGGCGCCGCCAACAAGGCCGCCATTGAGGCGGCCGTAGACCACGCATTTGAAGCCCCCGAGGCTGGCTTCGAAGACGTCTTGCTCAATGGTGTTGCAGAGACGGCTCTCAGGCGCTTCGCTAGCGGTCTTGTCGCCGAGGGGGCGTGGCCAGCCCATCTTGCCGACCGTACGCCGAGCGACGCGATGCCGCTAGCCGATTTGCGGAGCTCTTTGCGCGAATACCTAATCTGGTCCAAAGGCGACAGCGGTGCGGCGGACCTACTCGCAGTGTGTGTACTGGATGAGATGCCGCCCTTCATCGTCGACACCTTACGATCGATTCGGGCGATTGTTGCTCCGCCCGCGCCGGTCGACGTCAACGAGCAGAACGCACCCCCAGTGGCGGAAGGCCCCGAGCAGTAG